From a region of the Candidatus Dependentiae bacterium genome:
- a CDS encoding DUF502 domain-containing protein has translation MEFKIFYEKPIAYIKHIFITGLIFLLPVTITFVLLRFFFGLIKGWLIPIRNIDFPFIENVPHHEILILLMFVFVMGMLIKMLILNPIIHLMERFFSKIPLVKTIYLATKQLVHAFTAHDEASFKKVVIIEFPRQGMYSIGFLTKEVPSEISDLKLYGIYVPHTPNPATGSFIMLPASQFTQTDLTRQEATALVISGGILQPNRFKK, from the coding sequence ATGGAATTTAAAATTTTTTACGAAAAGCCAATTGCATACATCAAGCACATTTTTATTACCGGATTAATTTTTTTACTTCCAGTAACCATTACTTTTGTTCTGCTTCGATTCTTTTTTGGATTAATAAAAGGATGGCTCATACCCATTAGAAATATAGATTTTCCTTTTATTGAAAATGTGCCTCACCATGAAATACTAATTTTACTTATGTTTGTATTTGTTATGGGCATGCTCATAAAAATGCTTATTTTAAATCCGATTATTCACTTAATGGAGCGTTTCTTTAGCAAAATCCCCCTAGTCAAAACTATTTATCTTGCAACAAAACAGCTTGTTCATGCTTTTACGGCCCACGATGAAGCAAGCTTTAAAAAAGTAGTCATCATTGAATTTCCAAGACAAGGAATGTACAGCATCGGATTTTTAACCAAAGAAGTTCCATCAGAAATTTCAGATCTTAAATTATACGGCATTTACGTTCCGCACACACCAAACCCTGCAACTGGAAGCTTTATTATGTTACCAGCTAGTCAATTTACTCAAACTGATTTAACTCGCCAAGAAGCAACAGCGCTAGTAATTTCAGGTGGAATATTACAACCAAATCGATTCAAAAAATAA